The genomic segment TCGATCCGctcgtgatgaatggaatacgttaAGATTCcaaaattttaagaaagtcagtgattacaattcagcgatttatcgaataatctcgcaattaaaatgtTGTGGATATAGGGTTATGGAATCGGAaatgtttgaaaaaatatttttcacttttcatgcatcaaatataactctgCAACAACAAtgtagagtgcgtggatttgcaaGATATTATGAACTTATCAAATGCCTTCTTGTGACGAAAAGAAAACGAGatgctaatgagaaatcatcagtcccgacccgcTGGATCAAcatcatttccagaagtaaatgttgtaagtaaaaatgaatttaaacctgaaaaccaaaatcaaagtcaAAGATAAAGTTTTGGTCGAGGATCGTGGTTATagtcgtggacgtggaagtggtcgtggtcgtgaccgtggttttgaaaaaagtcgagatagttacttctataactcatctcaaaaagGCGTCACGAACTACCCACTGAAAAGGCAACATGAaaacatgagtgttaatgaaaatcacccaaaacgatttgaaagttcttactttagatgcggcactccaggacattggtctcgtatttgtcgagcatCCGAGCACCTTTGTAAGCTCTATAAGAATcgataaaaagaaaataaaaagaaaccAATTTCACTAAACGCAGtaaccgtttgagtgattcaactcattttgattatgcagattttttgaatgatttctctgaaaatgatcaatatattggtgaaatagaaatataaaatattttatttttcatgtgttTATATtctaatgttttattgtatatttatgatatatgttatatttttcaataaattatatatgtgTTGTCagtatttttttattgcatatttttttgaaattcaaatatggAAAGTGCTATGAACAAAGTTAAATATGAAACTAATCCCATAAAAGTTTACATATCTGATAGTGATACAAGACACACTAttctctgagataaaagatatttattcgaactaaaaccaacaaaaacaatggtgaatacaatcgaaaagaaatttgtcaagttttaatgacatatattctcataggtatgatactcagacaataaatgaaggaaataaaaaatatgtgtcttaccacatataaatcaggaaagaaatatgtaatTGAAAAACTATCAATCCTCCCTaatggattgcattatacacatataagtcaaATGAAATCAAACATGATAGTTGATAATGCTTCAATACTGATTAATTGGCATGATCCAGGACGATTAGGACGTCCtcgttcaacaatgatgcgaataattatagaaaatacacatgatcatccgctgaaagaccagaagatctttaaaaataataagtttcaatgcatATCATGTTCTCTtgtaaaacttattataagaccatcatcagctaaaattcaaaatgaataacacatgtttcttgaacgtattcatgGTGATATTTGTAggccaattcatccaccatgtgaaccatttagatattttatggtattgatcgaTGTCTTCAgtagatggtcacatgtatgtttattatcaactcacaatgtggcatttgcaaaactacttgctcaaataataaaattgcggaatcaatttcccgatcatacaatcaagaaaattagacttgataatatTGATGAATTTACTTcacagactttcaatgattattgtatgtcaatggaatcactgttgagcatcatgttgcttaTGTATATACACAAaattgattaaacgtctacaattgattgctagaccaatgattatgtaaaaaaaaactCCATGTTTTTATacggggacatgcaattttacatgctgctgtGCATTAATTCCCATCAGatcaagtgcatatcataaatactcgtCATTGCAGCTtgtttctcatctgagaatttttggatgtatggtataCGTGCCTATCGCACCGCCTTAACGAACAAAAATgagacctcaaagaaagatcaGAATTTATATTGGTTATGATAGCCCATCAataattcgatatcttgaacctcggACAGACGACGTGTttacagcacgttttgctgattgtcattttaatgaggaaatcgtACGAATGTTATGgggaaaaaataaatatatcgaaaaaaaattacatggtatatatcatcattgttatatctggatccaagaactaaacaatgtgaaaaTGATGTACATCAAATTGTGCACTTACAAAGAATAACAAATCAAAAagcagatgcatttgcagacacaaaaggggtaattAAGTCATATATACATGTTGTAAATGCctctgctcgaattgaaattccaaagaaataAATTGAAGACACTCGTGATGTCATTAAATACTTGAAGCGTAGAAGGCcaatcggttccaaggataaaaattctCTAAAAGAAAATGCATAGaaaaacacgatgatcacaaaatagagaatgatattcCGACGAAAATACATGaagatgaaaatgttctgttagaaccacaaactgatgagaatcttgaaatctctatcaattatattaatactgaaaATGTGGAACcgaaaaaatataaaagaaattgattagatattttcttacaatgtggcatttgatatcataaataacaacgAAGATCGTTaaacaaaatcttttggtgaatgtaaaaatcgacaaGACTAGATAAAAGGGAAAGAcgtcatccaggttgaattggattcgctaaataaacgtaatgtttttggacttatagtccttacacctgaaggtgtaaaacctgttgggtaCAAGTatgtttttattcgaaagcgaaatgagaaaattgaaatagtaagatataaaattcgacttgttgcacaaagtttttctcaaaggcatgaatttgattatgaagaaacataTTCTCTTtttatggatgcaattacgttttgGTATTTAATTAGTTTGGCGGtacctgaaaatttagaaatacaTCTTATGAATGTTGTCACAATTTACTTATACTGGATCACTCGATAGTAGTGTGtgtgtataaatatatatatatataagtatatatgaaaatccctgaagtaTTTAAGATGCTTGAAACACAAATTTCAAAACacaaaaaattttattatgtgaaattgcaaatatcattatatgggttaaaacaATCCGGTCGAATGTGGTGAATCGGCTAGGtgaatatttaatgaaaaatagatatgtaaacaattcaatatACCCTTGctttttcattaagaaaacaacatccggatgcgtaattattgttgtatatgttgataatttaaacatcattggaacgaataaggaaattcaagaagttgtgttgtATTTGaaagaagaatttgaaatgatggACCTTGAAAAAACAAAGTATTGTTTGGGtttgcaaattgaacaaaaagaatgtggaatatttgttcaccagttaaattatacagaaaaggtcCTTAAAAGTTTTAATATGaataaatcaaatcatttaagtactccaatggttgttagatcattaaacatagaaaatgatcaatttcgtccatgtgaagatTATGAAGTTATTCTTGGTCCAAAAATACCATATTTAAGTGCTATCGTTGGCCTTATGTATCTTGCAAATTGTACaagacctgatatatcttttgctgtaaatttattgacaagatttagctcatattcaacaaagagacactggaacagaattaaacatatatttagCTATCCACGAGGAACGACATACtcgggacttttgtattcaaaagataccaGTCAAAGCATAATTTGTTATGCTGATGCCGGGTAATTATccgatccacacaaggcacgttctcaAACCGGAtgtgtatttactcgtggaggcactgtaatttcttggcgttcacagaaacaaacacttgcAACAACTGCATCAAATCACGTCGATATTATTGCACATCATGAAGCAAGCCATGAATGTGTATGGCTAAAATCAGTGACtgaacatatccaaatctcatgtggaTTATCATTTGACAAGAAGCATGTgacactatatgaagataatgttgcatgtgttactcaaatgaaagaatgatACATAAATAGCgaaagaactaaacatattcccccTAAGTTCTTTGCATTCACCAAAGAGCATGAGaagaataaagatattgatattcctcACATGCagtcaagtgaaaactcatcagatcttttcacaaaggcacttcctacaataatattcagaaagcatatatataatattaggacgcacaatctacgaaatttgtgaagaattgttcgtgttaACATGatggggagtttacgtgactgcactctttttcccttactatgatTTATATCCCAATGATTTTTCCTAGTAAAGTTTTTAATGAGACAATATAAAAAAACGTAATGAAGAAAATCATTGTATCATGATTATAATCACAAGGgggtgttgaaaataagagattggatgttgaaaataagagttgtaaatactgaaaattagtgtgtgatgatgtatttatttttgaattattttcaaagaaattctatTAAATAGGTTTCTTGATATGTGAAGAAAAACACTATTTAGtagacaaaattttataaagtgggtagtttaatatattttgagagtttaagatttttaaattttaccataaattttttcttttaacaaaaTTCAGGTTTTTAATCTATTTTGTAAAAAgaaacaatttaaaattttaattaagttactattattattatttaatttcgaGGCCAAATATAAAATAGGCTGGTCGTGTGATCATGTTGTACCCCGGACGGCATGCAGTTTTTTTATCCAATTCGTCGAAATTATCTTTAATACTTTTTGTGACTTTATATAAATActtatcaaataaatattatttatataaaccataaattacatattaaaaaaattaattaaatatctaATGTGGCACGTGGACCACAAAATTAACATGTGTTGTCAAGATTACTTTTCAAATCCCTGTCCATTATGTATTGGATTGATTTAATTATGAAATTCCTTCCTTTCTATTTTAGAACAGTTCCGTATATATGCAGTGGATTTCAGATTCTCGTTTGAAATCCACTCATCAAGTATCTCTCTCTCATATATGAATCATTAAATCCAGACCCAACCTAAATGAGATTTTGGTAAGAAGGGATAAAAATGGTTAAGAAATGCATATAAAGACAGATCATAGAAAGGACATGGATATTAATTTAGAGTATTTTTTACTAAGGGGATATTGGGGACCAAGTGCATTTTAGCAGCAAAATTTGCAGTTTAATTCATCGTAGATGACGAATTTGGCGGCGCCCGCGATCAATACCAAATGGACTCTCTCTTGAGGGGGtcttgcatgacatggtaactAACTGAAGTTGCAGCAAAGCTATGGCAGTTTTGAAAGTCACAAAGGCTAACGTCGTGGGAAGAAGCTAAGAGAAGAGACTTTTCATGATCTGATTGAGGCGGCTGCGTCTGCGGCGCTGTCCCGGGTTGTACTTGATGTTGCATCTGATCAATGCACATGAGAATCTCAGCTTCAGCCACAGCTAACTGCGTCTGTAGCCTCGATACTTCATTTTGCAAGTATGATATCGCTCCCACGCATCCGTATACCGGATCCCTTATCCTCGCATTCGCCTCGTATACTAAACTGCTCACTGCATCTGCTCGCTGGTGAACTGGAACCTCCTACAATAATTTCCAAATCCAAAACAaaacttatatatatttaaaataaagaagaaaagaaagaaacgcGTACCTGCAACATCTTGCTGACATTGCTGGCACCAAAGACCTTGTGAACCATAGCAAACTTGTGAGGATCATCGGGAGGGAAGTAAGGAGCAAAGATGCAGTCCTTCGAACACCGGCGACGCAACAATTTACACGAAGCACAGGGTCCTCCTCCCATTTTAAATCTCATTAATCACGTAAAATTAAAACACAAGTTTCATAaatgatatgtatatatatcacCCTGATATcagagaaagaaagaaaaagtagACTGGAGAAACGTTAAATTTTGAGAACAAGGGTGATTAAAGCCTTACGTATCACATATAGacttataattataaatatatatatatatatatatatatatatatataaaatatattcttGTGTGGAGAGTTGACCACCGCCGCGGTAAATGATGTAACTGGCCGAGGCTACCCattctatatttttttctaGTTTTCCACGTTGCACAGATTTTTTAATTCCCAATCCCACATGTACGAGTTATTAAGATTAAAAGGAAAATATGACAAAGAAGATTTCAATTTTAGAATCATTATTATGTTCAAtttaaacaaaacaaaaaaaaaatctatggctagtttctttttgaaataagataaaaacttgtgtgagacggtctcacaggtcatattttgtgagacaaatatcttatttggatcatccatgaaaaattattactttttatgctaagagtattactttttattgtgaatatcggtagggttgatccgtctcacagataaatattcatgagaccgtctcacgggtcgtattttgtgagaccgtcgtaaatttttatttgtgagacgagtcaaccctaccgatattcacaagaaAAGGTAataatcttaacataaaaaataatatttttcatggataacccaaataaaagatttatCAAACAAAATgcgacccgtgagactgtctcgcacaaatttttgctcataTATAACGAGACTGGCTAGGGTTTGTTGATTAGTTCAGTATTCGTTCACATGGAAAGTGAgatttcaataaatttgtttaataATCGTCACAATCAGTCACAAACACACGTTAACAATATAAAATCAAGAGTAACAGTTCCCTAAACcatattttctatttatttaaagactTATTGATCACATCTAGTTAGATATTCAAACATGAATAAGTAAATATATGCCTCTTGTGGCACAAAATTCTCCCAATAGCCACAATTTTTCCTCTCCCTACTAACAATGATATATAGCCCGTGTACAAGAAGCAAACCACGTCAAATAATATCACTGATGAAACCTAGCTCTTACAAATCTAAATCCTTTCGTCCAAACACAATCTAAGAAATCATATGATAATTGGACAAATATATTAATCCGTGGCTCACTTTTCTCCCattaatatttgttttatttcaacTGGTTCCTAAATTATATCATATCATTTTTTTCACGACAAAAAAAGCTCGCCAATAAATGAATGAGACAGTTTCGAAGTCCGACATGAAACTGAAATCTAAAAGACCAAATCAAAATATGAGAAATAATTAATTCGCCATCATATTAATTATAATCAAGTGATCACATGCATTAGATTGTGCTTActtctaaaatatataattatatattctcCGTCACATGGGCATCAGACAAAAATATTCTCGCTCTGTTTACACACATATACTCTATATTCAATGTTAAAATTCTTACCTATTAAAAATGGGttccttttattattattattttttaggatatatatatatatatatatatatatatatacagcaTAAATAATGTCCTAAAAATATTTGCCTATATTTAAAGACCACGACGGCGTTTAATAACAAATGTTATGTCCCTATTTTAGTAGCTAACTGtgcatcaattaattaaaattatcatcTCATGTGTACTCCAAAATTTATTAACAGCGGGAGAACCCTAAGCTGTGGAATCTCTGAAGCTCGCATTTAATGCCCATCACATGATTTCGAGCTTCTAATATGCCATTCCAAAGAAATTAAAACAGCTCTCTTCCCTACCAATTATATAATGTGTACtgaacatatacatatatatttaataagtTTTAATATGCTGCATATCTATCATATACACTGATGTGAGCACCGATAAGATGACACTCACATATTGAATGTGATTAAACGTAGAAAAAATAGGTATCCGATATGTGAGTGTCACATCAATATTTGTCTTTACATAAGTGTGCATCGTGGATgtgcattatatatataaatgtgtgtgtatatatatcatGGTAAGTCCATATTAATTAACTGCCTTTTGTTTGAGCTtctgatattttcattttaaacaTACACACAGTGAATGCATCAATTTCAGCTGTACAAATCTAGATTAAGCTAAAACAATCACAATTGGcagttcaattaattaaacgGAGGAAAATGGAACTATAGTTGAATTATTTGGAaggtaattattattattacctCAAACGCGTCATTAGTTCAATTAATGTTCAAATTCAAGTTTGTAGACTTAGTTTGTGCGTGTCCGAGTGTggattttaataatataaaatggaaaaaaaacaGACATCTTCACCGTCTTAGACAAACGAAAACGTGAGAGCTCCAATGCACTGCATTAAATGTGTTTAGTGACATGGAAGATTCGAGTGTTGGGATGTTGATGTTTTTCAACTCTAAAACGGTGTGATTATTCTATGTTATATCTAAAATATTTCTCTTTTATGATGCGGTCAAATATTAGCCATTTGATCATCATCAAGTTCTATAAAAATACGATGGACCACATGATTTAATGATATTAGACTAAGGACAAACATTCTCGGTGTAACAAAAACTACCCAAAAATGTGGATGTTTAGCAATCTTTGACATTAATTGTCattaatttctattattttattttcgggtttcATCGAAGTCATTATAGTCAATTTATCAAGATCCATCATTTAGGGACGGGCCGGAACAGCGGGCCCATCGAAAGTGAGAGATTTGTTGacaatttttaattattgagtAAGAAGACGTAATGAGTAACCTCAAAttccaaaaaacaaaaaaaaaactttgtgttatatatttatttgttgtTTGAAGGTTTTGTTTGGCGGATTAGAATCGAAAGCAAACTCTAAATTCGTTAGACAGACGGAACAAATCAAAGTCGATCTGTACCAATCAAAAGCGGaaatttgtaatatttcttatttcaaattttgaactaaaataaagaaaaacgtTAAAAAGATAtgtagaaat from the Primulina tabacum isolate GXHZ01 chromosome 8, ASM2559414v2, whole genome shotgun sequence genome contains:
- the LOC142553370 gene encoding LOB domain-containing protein 12-like, whose amino-acid sequence is MRFKMGGGPCASCKLLRRRCSKDCIFAPYFPPDDPHKFAMVHKVFGASNVSKMLQEVPVHQRADAVSSLVYEANARIRDPVYGCVGAISYLQNEVSRLQTQLAVAEAEILMCIDQMQHQVQPGTAPQTQPPQSDHEKSLLLASSHDVSLCDFQNCHSFAATSVSYHVMQDPLKRESIWY